A window of Pectobacterium carotovorum genomic DNA:
ATGGAAGTTAAAGGTATCGTTAAGAACCTTACTGACTACGGTGCATTCGTTGATCTGGGCGGCGTTGATGGCCTGCTGCACATCACTGATATGGCTTGGAAACGTGTTAAACACCCAAGCGAAATCGTCAATGTGGGCGACGAAATCACTGTTAAAGTGCTGAAGTTCGACCGCGAGCGTACTCGTGTGTCTCTGGGCCTGAAACAGCTGGGCGAAGATCCATGGGTCGCTATCGCTAAGCGTTACCCAGAAAGCACGCGTCTGACTGGCCGCGTGACCAACCTGACTGACTACGGCTGCTTCGTTGAAATCGAAGAAGGCGTTGAAGGTCTGGTACACGTTTCTGAAATGGATTGGACCAACAAAAACATCCACCCATCCAAAGTTGTTAACGTTGGTGATGTAGTGGAAGTTATGGTTCTGGACATCGACGAAGAACGTCGTCGTATCTCCCTGGGCCTGAAACAGTGTAAATCCAACCCATGGCAGCTGTTCGCAGAAACCCACAACAAGGGCGACCGCGTTGAAGGTAAAATCAAGTCTATCACTGACTTTGGTATCTTCATCGGTCTGGACGGCGGCATCGACGGTCTGGTTCACCTGTCCGACATCTCTTGGAACGTGGCTGGCGAAGAAGCCGTTCGCGAATTCAAGAAAGGTGATGAAATCGCCGCTGTTGTTCTGCAGGTTGACGCAGAGCGCGAGCGTATCTCCCTGGGTGTGAAACAACTGTCTGAAGACCCGTTCAATAACTACCTGTCTGTTAACAAGAAAGGTGCTATTGTTACTGGTAAAGTTATAGCAGTTGACGCCAAAGGTGCTACAGTTGAATTAGCAGACGGTGTTGAAGGCTATCTGCGTGCTTCTGATGCTTCTCGTGACCGCGTTGAAGATGCAACTCTGGTACTGAGCGTTGGCGACAGCGTTGAAGCGAAATATACTGGTGTTGATCGTAAAAACCGCGTTGTTAGCCTGTCTGTTCGTGCGAAAGACGAAGCTGACGAGAAAGATGCAATCGCAACTGTTAACAACAAGCCGGAAGAAAACAATTTCTCCAGCGCGATGGCAGAAGCGTTCAAAGCAGCTAAAGGCGAGTAATCACTACGGTGGAATGAGCAACGTAAGTTGCTCATTCTTGTAACGGTAGTCAGTTATCCTGGTTATTGATAACCGCACTTGGAGGAGCTATGACCAAGTCTGAACTTATTGAAAGGCTTGCTGGACAGCAATCTCATATCCCAGCCAAAGTGGTTGAGGATGCAGTGAAAGAAATGCTCGAACAAATGGCTTCTACGCTAGCCGAAGGCGACCGTATTGAAATCCGTGGGTTTGGCAGTTTTTCACTTCACTACCGTGCACCGCGTGTAGGTCGTAATCCGAAAACGGGTGACAAAGTTGAGTTGGAAGGTAAGTACGTCCCTCACTTTAAACCGGGTAAGGAACTCCGCGACCGCGCTAATATTTACGGCTAATCATTAGTCCTAAATACCAGCCTTATAAAAGCACCCATTTGGGTGCTTTTTTACATTTATGGCCTATTTTCCTCTCCAACCTTCCACATGATTTGATCTAGTTACTTATCAGAGTGCGATCTCACTTAATACGCTTTCCTTTTTGACCTTCACGCGGCTAAGTGATCGTCAGCACACGAAATATGAATTTTTGATTTTCAACTGCTTGGACGTTGAAGTTTTTAATGTTATTGCCTATTTTTTATTCGGTACATTAACATTTCTAATGCGTTATCTCTAAATAAGGAAAGTGTATGAGTGAAGCGTGTGGCCATTCCGGTAGCATAAGCTGTTCCTGCTGTAGCCCTCTGTGGAAATCATTTTTCCCCGATACGCCAGTTGAGATCCCTGAGGGGGAGAACAGTCTACATATTGAAACGAAGCTATTCCGTTCCGCACCAAATAAGGATGGGAGCCCTGGAAAAGCTATTCTGACGTTAGAAGATGGGAAGGAAGTTGCAGTTGAGGCCATGGGCATTCGTGACGGACTGGTGGTTGCAACGGGTTCGTATCAGGATGTGAAAGCCAAAATGCCGAAAAACACGTCTGAGCATCAATTATCAGGCAAACAAACGCTGTTACCGGGGCTGATTGAGCCGCATGTCCACATCACTAGCTCCGCGATGCTTTCTGGTATTGGTAATGATGTTAGCCCGTTTGAAGAGCAAAAATTACGCAAAAATTATAACCGTAGCTGGGTGATATCCCATCTACAGGAGAAGGCGTTACCGCATAAATCCGATAAATGGCTTATCGGATTTGGTGCTGATCCATCGCTGTTTGTTGAGGGAAATAAGGCATTTGATGCTGATGCTCTCGATAAAATCACGACACTCCAACCGGTATTTGTCCTCAATGCCTCGATGCATCTTGCTTATATCAATCATGCGGCGATTAAGTGTGTTAAAGACTATTATGCAGATAAACCACCCCTTGTCCCACCTATCAGCGAAAACGGTATCCTTAAGGAAATAGTTGGTATCCAGCCAGTGCTAAATGTCATGGTCAGTAGCTACCCTAAAACGGAATTGGCGGTAAAGCTCATTGCATCGATGAGCAAACTATTTGCTTTAGCGAGTAAACGAGGCGTGACTTATATGCTTGATGCTGGCGTTGAACCCAAAGGGTCTCAGCCGGGCTTCGATCAAGTGAGTTTCCTGGACAAATGGGCG
This region includes:
- the rpsA gene encoding 30S ribosomal protein S1, which gives rise to MKPLRLSNMTESFAQLFEESLKEIETRPGSIVRGVVVAIDKDVVLVDAGLKSESAIPVEQFKNAQGELEIQVGDEVDVALDAIEDGFGETLLSREKAKRHEAWLTLEKAYEEAATVTGIINGKVKGGFTVELNGIRAFLPGSLVDVRPVRDTLHLEGKELEFKVIKLDQKRNNVVVSRRAVIESENSAERDQLLENLQEGMEVKGIVKNLTDYGAFVDLGGVDGLLHITDMAWKRVKHPSEIVNVGDEITVKVLKFDRERTRVSLGLKQLGEDPWVAIAKRYPESTRLTGRVTNLTDYGCFVEIEEGVEGLVHVSEMDWTNKNIHPSKVVNVGDVVEVMVLDIDEERRRISLGLKQCKSNPWQLFAETHNKGDRVEGKIKSITDFGIFIGLDGGIDGLVHLSDISWNVAGEEAVREFKKGDEIAAVVLQVDAERERISLGVKQLSEDPFNNYLSVNKKGAIVTGKVIAVDAKGATVELADGVEGYLRASDASRDRVEDATLVLSVGDSVEAKYTGVDRKNRVVSLSVRAKDEADEKDAIATVNNKPEENNFSSAMAEAFKAAKGE
- the ihfB gene encoding integration host factor subunit beta, which gives rise to MTKSELIERLAGQQSHIPAKVVEDAVKEMLEQMASTLAEGDRIEIRGFGSFSLHYRAPRVGRNPKTGDKVELEGKYVPHFKPGKELRDRANIYG